One part of the Acidobacteriota bacterium genome encodes these proteins:
- a CDS encoding 1-acyl-sn-glycerol-3-phosphate acyltransferase has protein sequence MAKNTWPDVPATMPTRGWGWGKVMGRTMLSRAGWGFEGEIPSISKGVIIVAPHTSNWDFVVGAAGMLALDLDIRFLGKHTLFQGPLAPLMRGLGGIPVDRSQVGGGVVEDMAALFEQEEQLLLALAPEGTRSSVERWKTGFHRIALAASVPVVAVALDYVNKKIRFGPCMKVTDDLEHDLEVFQHFFSDAGGKRGNPEGPSA, from the coding sequence ATGGCGAAGAACACTTGGCCGGACGTGCCCGCCACCATGCCCACTCGAGGCTGGGGCTGGGGCAAGGTAATGGGTCGAACGATGTTAAGTCGTGCCGGCTGGGGTTTCGAAGGTGAAATCCCTTCAATTTCGAAGGGAGTGATCATTGTCGCTCCGCACACATCAAACTGGGATTTCGTGGTTGGTGCCGCCGGGATGCTTGCCCTCGATCTGGATATCCGCTTCCTCGGGAAGCACACCCTCTTCCAGGGCCCGCTCGCTCCGTTGATGCGGGGACTCGGCGGTATTCCGGTCGATCGGTCACAGGTCGGTGGCGGAGTGGTGGAGGACATGGCAGCTCTCTTCGAGCAGGAGGAGCAGCTGCTTCTTGCGCTCGCGCCCGAGGGGACCAGAAGCTCGGTCGAAAGGTGGAAGACCGGATTTCATCGCATCGCTCTGGCCGCGTCGGTGCCGGTGGTGGCCGTTGCTCTCGATTATGTCAACAAGAAGATCCGATTCGGTCCGTGTATGAAGGTAACGGATGACCTCGAGCACGACCTGGAGGTCTTTCAACACTTTTTTTCTGACGCTGGCGGGAAACGGGGAAACCCGGAGGGCCCTTCTGCGTAG
- a CDS encoding carbon-nitrogen hydrolase family protein, which yields MRIALVQQHATDDREDNVRRGLEALQRAADGGADLVCFAELAFEPFYPQRPATGNPKVLAQEIPGPVTEAFAGAAGQRGVVVVLNVYERDGDRCYDSSPVIDADGALLGRARMVHITDYPCFHEKGYYAPGDTGAPVFETKVGRIGVSICYDRHYPEYMRALALAGAHLVVVPQAGAVDEWPDGLYEAELRVAAFQNGYFTALCNRVGVEDCLEFAGESFVCAPDGTVLARAPRGEDHILFADIDPAEVLDSHARKLFLRDRRPELYADWLG from the coding sequence GTGCGGATAGCCCTCGTCCAGCAGCACGCCACCGACGACCGAGAGGACAACGTTCGGCGGGGCCTCGAGGCTCTGCAGCGGGCGGCGGATGGCGGGGCCGATCTGGTCTGCTTCGCCGAGCTCGCCTTCGAGCCGTTCTACCCGCAGCGGCCGGCCACGGGGAATCCGAAGGTGCTGGCCCAGGAGATTCCGGGCCCCGTGACCGAGGCCTTCGCCGGGGCCGCGGGCCAGCGAGGCGTCGTCGTCGTGCTCAACGTGTACGAACGTGACGGCGACCGGTGCTACGATTCATCTCCTGTCATCGACGCAGATGGTGCCTTGCTCGGCCGTGCGCGAATGGTCCATATCACCGACTATCCGTGTTTTCACGAGAAGGGCTACTACGCGCCGGGCGACACGGGAGCGCCCGTCTTCGAGACGAAGGTCGGGAGAATTGGCGTTTCGATCTGTTACGACCGTCACTATCCCGAGTACATGCGTGCCCTCGCGCTGGCCGGAGCCCATCTGGTTGTGGTGCCGCAGGCCGGCGCGGTAGACGAGTGGCCGGACGGGCTGTACGAGGCGGAACTCAGGGTGGCCGCTTTCCAGAACGGCTACTTCACAGCGCTCTGCAATAGGGTCGGCGTCGAGGACTGCCTGGAGTTCGCCGGTGAGTCTTTCGTGTGCGCGCCCGACGGAACGGTGCTGGCGCGCGCCCCCCGGGGCGAAGACCACATTCTGTTCGCCGATATCGACCCGGCAGAGGTGCTCGATAGTCACGCCCGGAAGCTCTTCCTGCGCGATCGGCGGCCCGAGCTTTATGCCGACTGGCTGGGCTAG
- a CDS encoding cellulase family glycosylhydrolase — translation MKNRSISSRTAKRHPFLVLGTLALFVLSASPSQASTFGINAHVPLDPIADEIVEAGITWVRVDFEWMVIEPERDAYSWQRYDRLIDRLEARGLRIYASFGSTPGWATSGSAFSGVPKDSTEWQEFCYLVASRYRGRVDAWGIWNEPNLPRFWEGTRTQYLEILLLPAIEAIRTADPGALICAPDLAHLSTYDWADWLTAVIQRAGGAIDIVTHHVYPSYGRASEITYDLDQKPDLPLSSPSVRDLLRDTGWWGRPFWLTETGIETEEYSENRQATFYENLLADWFGPHPEAGWMDRIFFYHMFDGPQPAPTSFGIIEDGAVLRRKPAFFAYQHFISEAEIDDAEIVAHAIPAFIGSDSMLEVSVTVRNTGTTTWTAASGHIFDLQTETYAWAIATELIGPDVEVPPGETHEFWIEVQAAPDLSGEPTREVTLEGRMILGNGHRFGDPLRLRIVQTDLPEPAVTLQPRSVTVREGSRTHFAIETHSESPVRYRWRRNSVELEDGEGITGSRTKWLRIRHVDQSLVGDFDCIVTNDAGSVFTLPARLSLGEVLPYRPTGRLSPN, via the coding sequence ATGAAGAATCGATCGATATCATCCCGAACCGCGAAGCGGCACCCATTTCTGGTCTTGGGAACTCTTGCCCTGTTCGTTTTGAGCGCGAGTCCGTCACAGGCATCAACCTTCGGCATCAACGCGCACGTGCCACTCGACCCAATCGCCGACGAGATCGTCGAGGCCGGCATCACCTGGGTGAGAGTCGATTTCGAATGGATGGTGATCGAGCCGGAGCGGGACGCCTACAGCTGGCAAAGGTACGACAGGCTCATCGACCGGCTCGAGGCGCGAGGGCTTCGAATCTACGCCAGTTTTGGCTCGACCCCCGGTTGGGCCACCTCGGGTTCGGCGTTCTCTGGCGTGCCCAAAGACTCTACCGAATGGCAGGAGTTCTGCTACCTGGTGGCCTCGCGATACCGCGGCAGGGTCGACGCCTGGGGCATCTGGAACGAGCCCAATCTCCCCCGCTTCTGGGAAGGCACACGCACCCAGTATCTCGAGATACTGCTTCTCCCGGCCATCGAGGCGATCCGCACAGCGGACCCCGGCGCTCTGATCTGCGCACCAGACCTTGCCCACCTCTCGACCTACGACTGGGCAGACTGGCTGACAGCGGTCATCCAGCGCGCGGGGGGCGCGATCGACATCGTGACGCACCACGTCTACCCCTCCTACGGCAGGGCGAGCGAAATCACCTACGATCTCGACCAGAAACCCGACCTGCCATTGAGCTCGCCCTCCGTGCGGGACCTCCTCAGAGACACCGGCTGGTGGGGACGTCCTTTCTGGCTGACCGAAACCGGGATCGAGACCGAAGAGTACAGCGAGAACCGGCAGGCAACGTTCTATGAAAACCTACTCGCTGACTGGTTCGGACCGCACCCCGAGGCCGGCTGGATGGATCGGATCTTCTTCTACCACATGTTCGACGGCCCGCAGCCGGCCCCCACGAGCTTCGGCATCATCGAGGACGGAGCCGTTCTCCGGCGTAAGCCCGCCTTTTTCGCGTATCAGCACTTCATTTCGGAAGCCGAGATCGATGATGCCGAGATCGTCGCCCACGCCATCCCGGCCTTCATCGGTTCGGATTCGATGCTCGAGGTGTCGGTCACGGTACGCAACACCGGAACGACGACCTGGACCGCTGCATCGGGTCACATCTTCGATCTCCAGACCGAAACCTATGCCTGGGCGATAGCGACCGAACTCATCGGACCCGACGTCGAGGTGCCGCCGGGCGAGACACACGAGTTCTGGATCGAAGTGCAGGCCGCACCGGATCTCTCCGGGGAACCGACCCGCGAGGTCACCCTCGAAGGAAGGATGATCCTCGGCAACGGTCACCGGTTCGGCGATCCCCTGCGGCTCCGCATCGTTCAAACAGATCTCCCCGAACCCGCCGTCACCCTCCAGCCCCGGTCGGTGACGGTTCGCGAAGGCTCAAGAACCCACTTCGCGATTGAAACCCACAGTGAGAGTCCAGTTCGCTATCGGTGGCGGCGCAACAGTGTCGAGCTCGAGGATGGGGAGGGGATTACCGGAAGCCGCACCAAATGGCTTCGGATCCGCCACGTCGACCAGTCGCTGGTCGGAGACTTCGACTGCATCGTCACCAACGATGCAGGGAGCGTCTTCACACTGCCCGCACGCCTCAGCCTTGGCGAGGTGCTGCCGTACCGTCCAACGGGCCGGCTCTCACCGAACTAG
- a CDS encoding molybdopterin-dependent oxidoreductase, translated as MGDVFTTACPRNCYSTCGMRVEVENGKIRAIESHSGNRATSEGVCLKGLSYIERVYSNERILQPLRRTPSGDFEAISWDSAISRISSELSRAREEFGPRSVFFYNGSGTKGLLNGVAKEFWRLFGGCTTTYGDLCWPAGLEATRLTLGENKHNAPWDLVNARLIIFWGKNPAETNVHQMRFVEDAVERGARVVVIDPRRTQSAESAELLVQVRPGTDGALALGVAHLLIARGAIDEDFIREHVHGFPEFAAMVRDFPPDRVADITDVPEDVIDDLASLVASRAPCSICAGFGMQRYTNSAQTMRAIIALLAITGNLGKAGSGWIYANLQSDVFSTIRDPLALYPPEIDDHPIRVSISTARLGPQMLEQRDPGLKVAWVERGNPVTQNPDTHSVVEAFRRLDFRVVVDQFLTDTAREADIVLPAKTMFEQTDVIGAYWHPYIQIKDKLINPPGEVRPETEIYWELAQRLELPRDEVAAAIPFPSDSALETWLEQRLEEFPDISLDSLRCGPILAPGTQEVAWEDLVFPTPSGKIELLSTEAELRWGSNPLPLWKPPAERPERGSAEGFPLHILTPNTKNRIHSQFGNLPTIRGLDPDPVLEMSPVDAADRALTDGDHARIFNRRGSLELVVRIDHSLKPGCVVVHNGWWLSEGGGVNRLSAARETDMGHGAAFHDNAVEVEPT; from the coding sequence GTGGGAGATGTATTTACCACCGCGTGCCCGAGAAACTGTTACTCAACCTGCGGCATGCGTGTCGAGGTGGAAAATGGAAAGATCCGGGCCATCGAGTCACACTCCGGCAACCGCGCTACATCGGAGGGCGTGTGCCTCAAGGGTCTCTCATACATCGAACGCGTGTACTCGAACGAGCGGATCCTCCAGCCGCTTCGGCGCACCCCGTCCGGTGACTTCGAGGCCATTTCGTGGGACTCGGCGATCTCCCGTATCTCCAGCGAGCTCAGCCGAGCACGCGAGGAATTCGGTCCGCGCAGCGTCTTCTTCTATAACGGGAGCGGCACAAAGGGGCTGCTGAACGGTGTTGCGAAGGAGTTCTGGCGTCTATTTGGTGGTTGCACCACGACCTACGGAGATCTCTGCTGGCCGGCCGGTCTCGAAGCGACGCGCCTCACCCTCGGCGAAAACAAGCACAACGCCCCATGGGATCTCGTCAACGCCCGACTGATCATTTTCTGGGGCAAGAACCCCGCCGAAACCAATGTCCATCAGATGCGATTCGTCGAAGACGCGGTGGAACGCGGCGCGCGCGTCGTCGTCATCGATCCCCGGCGAACACAATCGGCGGAGAGCGCCGAGCTCCTGGTGCAAGTCAGACCCGGCACCGACGGGGCGCTAGCGCTCGGCGTCGCCCATCTGCTGATCGCGCGTGGCGCGATCGACGAAGACTTCATCCGTGAGCACGTACATGGGTTCCCGGAGTTCGCTGCCATGGTCCGCGACTTTCCGCCCGACCGCGTTGCCGACATCACCGACGTGCCGGAGGACGTCATCGATGACCTTGCGAGTCTGGTCGCTTCGCGAGCTCCGTGCAGCATTTGTGCAGGGTTCGGGATGCAGAGGTACACGAACTCGGCGCAGACCATGCGCGCAATAATCGCCCTTCTCGCCATCACCGGGAATCTGGGCAAAGCCGGGTCGGGTTGGATCTACGCCAATCTTCAGAGCGATGTCTTCAGTACGATCAGAGATCCGCTCGCACTCTACCCCCCCGAAATCGACGACCACCCGATAAGAGTTTCGATCTCGACTGCGCGCCTGGGACCCCAGATGCTTGAGCAGCGTGACCCGGGGCTCAAGGTCGCCTGGGTCGAACGTGGCAACCCGGTGACCCAGAACCCAGACACCCATTCGGTCGTCGAAGCATTTCGGCGGCTCGATTTTCGCGTGGTCGTCGACCAGTTTCTCACCGACACCGCCCGCGAGGCCGATATCGTTCTGCCGGCGAAGACCATGTTCGAGCAGACTGACGTCATCGGTGCCTATTGGCACCCCTATATCCAGATCAAGGACAAGCTGATCAATCCCCCCGGGGAGGTCCGACCCGAGACGGAAATCTACTGGGAGCTGGCGCAACGGCTCGAGCTGCCCCGGGACGAGGTTGCAGCTGCAATACCCTTCCCTTCCGATTCCGCGCTCGAAACCTGGCTCGAGCAGCGGCTCGAGGAATTCCCCGACATCTCCCTCGACAGTCTTCGCTGCGGCCCGATCCTCGCACCAGGCACCCAGGAGGTTGCCTGGGAGGACCTCGTCTTCCCCACTCCCTCGGGCAAGATCGAGCTGCTCTCCACGGAGGCCGAGCTACGGTGGGGAAGCAATCCGTTGCCGTTGTGGAAACCGCCCGCCGAACGGCCGGAACGCGGCAGTGCTGAAGGATTCCCTCTCCATATTCTGACACCGAACACCAAGAACCGTATTCACTCACAGTTCGGCAACCTTCCGACGATACGCGGGCTCGATCCCGATCCTGTCCTCGAGATGAGCCCGGTTGATGCCGCGGACCGCGCACTGACCGACGGCGATCATGCTCGGATCTTCAACCGCCGTGGCTCACTCGAGCTCGTGGTGAGGATCGACCACAGCCTGAAACCGGGGTGCGTGGTGGTCCACAACGGATGGTGGCTCTCGGAAGGTGGCGGAGTGAACCGCCTCTCCGCCGCTCGGGAAACGGACATGGGGCACGGCGCGGCCTTTCACGACAACGCGGTCGAGGTGGAACCCACCTGA
- a CDS encoding TonB-dependent receptor, whose protein sequence is MFHSRVEEEGAQMFRKSHVSTVLVVVAAMLFVCGVQAQTTTGRIVGAVTDVSGQSLPGVTITISSPALIGGAQTRITDQDGGFQFVSLHPGAYDVKAELAGFVGQERQEVKVPLGGAASLDIVMPEGRFEGSIEVRAETPVVDPTQVNTEQIFDQSFMQNAAVGSDNRDYLLIVNQAAGVTGGDNPNVFGSTLAENVYYIDGLDTTDPVASTWGTLYNFDAIAEVEIQTSGFEAEYGRATGGLVNLVTKSGGNDFSGTLDIRYSDSGFQESGDHYDASSLDSSYQDIAATLGGPISRDKLWFFVAYEFINSEQTPVDSPATRDFEGQTYNAKLTWQAASNWRLVARASGDPAEIANDNASQFVTPEAMARQKQGADVYAIELNAVLADNLIWNTVAGAYRSMLDVVPMSGDLQTPSHFDYATFLTTANYPNQQYTKRNRDDLATDLTWFLGDLAGSHELKVGFQYSGTDFPGASCYTGTDGGACSPGTTGHSYEDFAAMPYFMWEGVTAGVQDYEGKLYTAYLQDSWRVLSNLTLKLGVRHDQVSYDNNASREIADMSKTQPRLGVAWDITNDAKNVIRGNWGRFMHPASLTLPYVLRAGNEPAYLWSSCMSLGGFYLGITDPAECETMAGLFGLQYRPNDPDGLDPFGWFLLPWDVYGLEETLVQADLRPTYADTLSLSYEREVGRRASVELTYVDKKTRDIFEDTCAGNYPEPSANAPCVEYLLANLPDLARDYEGYIVRFETRSFSWLTLLASYTYSKSRGNLEWSQGANADFDIYPWHWENRYGYLSDHRAHRVKLNGFFYIKGDWTIAFDGFWSSAFTWEPQATPFDNPEISYDVYFLEPRGSREAFDAYSLNLQLSKGFNFGNSLRLVLIGTVYNTFSTEYGTDVCSLSMGCGGFEMGDATDWSLPRSYELGFRLEF, encoded by the coding sequence ATGTTTCACAGCAGAGTGGAAGAGGAGGGCGCTCAGATGTTCCGCAAGAGCCACGTGTCGACCGTTTTGGTCGTGGTGGCGGCGATGCTGTTTGTGTGCGGAGTCCAGGCTCAAACCACCACCGGCCGCATCGTCGGCGCGGTGACAGACGTCAGTGGTCAATCCCTGCCCGGGGTCACAATCACCATCAGTTCGCCGGCGCTGATTGGCGGTGCGCAAACCAGAATCACCGATCAAGATGGCGGATTCCAGTTCGTCAGCCTTCATCCCGGTGCATACGACGTCAAGGCGGAGCTAGCGGGCTTCGTCGGCCAGGAGCGGCAGGAGGTCAAGGTACCGCTCGGCGGCGCGGCGTCGCTCGACATCGTGATGCCGGAGGGCCGGTTCGAGGGGTCGATCGAGGTTCGGGCCGAGACGCCGGTGGTCGACCCGACGCAGGTCAATACGGAACAGATCTTCGACCAATCGTTCATGCAGAACGCGGCGGTCGGATCGGACAACCGGGATTACCTGCTGATCGTCAACCAGGCGGCGGGCGTCACAGGAGGTGACAACCCGAACGTCTTCGGGTCGACGCTGGCCGAAAACGTTTACTACATCGATGGTCTGGACACGACCGACCCGGTGGCTTCCACCTGGGGGACGTTGTACAACTTCGACGCGATCGCCGAGGTCGAGATCCAGACCTCGGGTTTCGAAGCCGAGTACGGGCGCGCCACCGGCGGACTCGTCAATCTGGTGACCAAGTCCGGCGGCAATGACTTCTCCGGGACTCTCGACATTCGTTACAGCGACAGCGGGTTCCAGGAGAGCGGCGATCACTACGACGCCTCGAGCCTGGACTCCTCGTACCAGGATATCGCGGCGACCCTGGGCGGACCGATCTCTCGAGACAAGCTGTGGTTCTTCGTTGCCTACGAGTTCATCAACTCCGAGCAGACGCCGGTCGACTCCCCGGCAACACGGGATTTCGAAGGCCAGACCTACAACGCCAAGCTCACCTGGCAGGCCGCGTCGAACTGGCGGCTGGTGGCCAGGGCCTCGGGCGATCCGGCCGAAATCGCAAACGACAATGCCTCCCAGTTCGTGACACCGGAGGCGATGGCACGCCAGAAACAGGGCGCAGACGTGTACGCGATCGAGCTCAACGCGGTACTCGCCGACAACCTCATCTGGAACACGGTCGCTGGCGCCTACCGTTCGATGCTCGACGTGGTCCCGATGTCGGGAGACCTGCAGACGCCGTCCCATTTCGACTACGCGACCTTTCTCACGACCGCCAACTACCCCAATCAGCAGTACACCAAAAGGAACAGGGATGATCTCGCGACGGATCTCACGTGGTTCTTGGGCGACCTCGCCGGCTCGCACGAGCTCAAGGTGGGCTTCCAGTACTCCGGCACCGATTTCCCGGGTGCAAGCTGTTACACCGGCACCGACGGCGGAGCGTGTTCGCCGGGGACGACCGGTCACTCGTACGAGGACTTCGCGGCGATGCCCTACTTCATGTGGGAGGGCGTCACCGCCGGGGTTCAGGACTATGAGGGCAAGCTCTACACGGCCTACCTCCAGGATTCGTGGAGGGTCCTCTCGAACCTGACCCTGAAGCTCGGTGTGCGCCACGATCAGGTGAGTTACGACAACAACGCGAGCCGCGAGATCGCGGACATGAGTAAGACGCAGCCGCGGTTGGGCGTGGCCTGGGACATCACCAACGACGCCAAAAACGTAATCCGCGGGAACTGGGGGCGCTTCATGCACCCCGCCTCGCTGACGTTGCCGTACGTCTTGCGCGCGGGGAACGAACCGGCCTACCTGTGGTCCTCCTGCATGAGCCTCGGTGGGTTTTATTTGGGAATCACCGATCCGGCGGAGTGTGAGACCATGGCAGGTCTCTTCGGTCTCCAGTATCGACCCAACGATCCGGATGGACTGGATCCGTTCGGTTGGTTCCTCCTGCCTTGGGACGTTTACGGCCTCGAAGAAACGCTGGTCCAGGCGGATCTCAGGCCGACCTACGCGGACACGCTGAGCCTCTCCTACGAACGTGAGGTGGGACGGCGCGCATCGGTCGAGCTGACCTATGTGGACAAGAAGACCCGTGACATCTTCGAAGATACCTGCGCCGGGAATTACCCGGAACCGAGTGCCAACGCGCCGTGCGTGGAGTATCTGCTGGCGAATCTGCCGGATCTCGCTCGGGACTACGAGGGCTACATCGTGCGTTTCGAAACCCGTTCATTCTCCTGGTTGACCCTCCTGGCCTCGTACACCTACTCGAAGTCCAGGGGCAATCTGGAATGGAGCCAGGGCGCCAACGCGGATTTCGACATCTATCCGTGGCACTGGGAAAACCGCTACGGTTACCTCAGCGACCACCGTGCCCATCGCGTCAAGCTCAATGGGTTCTTCTACATCAAGGGTGACTGGACGATCGCGTTCGATGGGTTCTGGTCGTCCGCCTTCACGTGGGAACCGCAGGCGACGCCGTTCGACAACCCCGAGATTTCGTACGATGTCTACTTCCTCGAGCCCCGTGGCAGTCGAGAGGCGTTCGACGCCTACAGCCTCAACCTCCAGCTGAGCAAGGGATTCAACTTTGGAAACAGCCTGCGATTGGTGCTGATCGGCACGGTGTACAACACCTTCAGCACAGAGTACGGCACTGATGTCTGCAGCCTGAGCATGGGCTGCGGAGGATTCGAAATGGGCGACGCGACGGATTGGAGCCTGCCGCGAAGCTACGAACTCGGATTCCGTCTCGAATTCTGA
- a CDS encoding AI-2E family transporter — MAIEFSERQRKTIAAAITILATVVIIVAVGALFWIVGAFLAKFSAVFLPLAVAAVAALVVKPYYEFISTKLKLGPVPAVIVVFLSFIIPVAALAWFFGDLLVEQVKGLVEAFPAWWQSAIAWARERAPGLVQFFNETPLGQAFGDAVEGQGGAVVDAVQFVGERVVSAGAGVLSKIAALLGWVVTPIYFAFFLMADTSQIGNLERFLPFLKPETRQDLLYLFEEFVNIIVAFFRGQLVIASVQGLLFAIGFTLVGLKYGFVIGLALGFLNIVPYLGNIIGLCTAIPLAFFQEDGGIVRVLLVLVVVGTVQLIEGYLLTPKIMGDRTGLHPVVIIIAIFFWGTALNGIMGMILAIPLTAFLVVFWRLAREKYLPEVA, encoded by the coding sequence ATGGCCATCGAGTTCAGCGAGCGACAGCGCAAGACAATTGCCGCTGCGATCACGATTCTGGCGACTGTTGTCATTATCGTCGCGGTAGGGGCTCTCTTCTGGATCGTCGGCGCGTTTCTCGCGAAGTTCTCGGCGGTATTCCTACCTCTCGCGGTCGCGGCCGTCGCCGCCCTGGTCGTCAAACCGTATTACGAGTTTATTTCGACGAAGCTGAAGCTCGGGCCAGTCCCGGCAGTCATCGTGGTTTTCCTGTCTTTCATCATCCCCGTCGCTGCTCTCGCGTGGTTTTTCGGCGACCTGTTGGTCGAACAGGTCAAGGGACTTGTCGAGGCGTTCCCCGCGTGGTGGCAATCAGCCATCGCATGGGCGCGCGAACGTGCCCCTGGCCTGGTCCAGTTCTTCAACGAGACGCCGCTCGGCCAGGCGTTCGGCGATGCGGTCGAGGGACAGGGCGGAGCGGTGGTCGATGCGGTCCAATTCGTTGGCGAGCGGGTGGTTTCCGCTGGCGCCGGCGTTCTGTCGAAAATCGCAGCCCTCCTCGGGTGGGTAGTGACACCGATTTACTTCGCCTTCTTCCTCATGGCCGACACCTCTCAAATCGGTAATCTCGAGCGGTTCCTTCCCTTCCTCAAACCGGAAACACGTCAGGACCTGCTCTATCTCTTCGAGGAATTCGTCAACATCATCGTTGCCTTCTTCCGCGGCCAATTGGTCATTGCATCCGTGCAGGGCCTGCTTTTCGCAATCGGTTTCACACTGGTCGGACTGAAGTACGGCTTTGTCATAGGGCTCGCCCTTGGATTCCTCAACATCGTCCCGTACCTGGGCAACATCATCGGCCTCTGCACCGCGATACCGCTCGCGTTTTTCCAAGAGGACGGCGGAATCGTGCGCGTGCTGCTGGTGCTCGTAGTGGTCGGCACGGTGCAACTGATCGAAGGCTATCTCCTCACACCCAAGATCATGGGCGATCGTACCGGTCTCCACCCGGTGGTCATCATCATCGCGATCTTCTTCTGGGGCACCGCTCTCAACGGGATCATGGGCATGATTCTGGCGATCCCGCTGACCGCGTTTCTGGTCGTGTTCTGGCGCCTGGCTCGCGAGAAGTATCTGCCCGAAGTCGCTTGA
- a CDS encoding 4Fe-4S dicluster domain-containing protein, which yields MAGGSHGSFVLDLDRCTGCAACVVACNNENPVAAESNWRGVYTFNHQRLATQPVFHLSLACNHCFDPACQANCPADAYVIEPESGAVLIHRERCMGCRYCSWVCPYDAPRFDPVSGLMEKCTFCHERLQQGRRPACVSACPTDALDFERINTPVANHQPGFPDTGLRPAVRFEGSRHETAPAMTAAPVAFNFPARPSSIDWSGLRNEWSLLFFSWVAAMLVAWFTASAADFTRVSLPVFSVAGLLAMGISTLHLGRISRAWRAPLNLRRSWVSREVVLFSSFFAAACVSLMGARTVFWPQQAIACIGFASMFAMDMVYRAPDQPVHTVPHSAMATLTAALYVGILAGNPAILWPVVVLKLVLYLARNKRPRPGGNALAPIRIGVGLFPAIALAATGLIPAPVAMLGAAIGEFIDRAEFYANLRFLTPAHQIDRDLARSAA from the coding sequence ATGGCGGGCGGCAGCCATGGCTCCTTCGTGCTCGACCTCGACCGATGCACCGGCTGTGCGGCCTGCGTGGTCGCGTGCAACAACGAGAACCCCGTCGCCGCGGAATCAAACTGGCGTGGTGTTTACACCTTCAATCACCAGAGACTGGCAACGCAACCGGTCTTCCACCTCAGCCTCGCCTGCAACCACTGTTTCGACCCCGCCTGCCAGGCGAACTGTCCGGCCGACGCATACGTCATAGAGCCCGAGTCCGGTGCGGTATTGATCCACCGGGAGCGGTGCATGGGGTGTCGCTACTGCTCCTGGGTCTGCCCCTACGACGCACCTCGTTTCGACCCGGTATCCGGGTTGATGGAGAAATGTACGTTCTGCCACGAGAGGCTGCAACAGGGGCGGCGTCCGGCATGCGTTTCGGCATGCCCCACCGATGCGCTCGATTTCGAGCGGATCAACACACCGGTGGCGAACCATCAGCCGGGCTTCCCGGACACCGGCCTGCGACCTGCGGTGCGCTTCGAAGGCTCGCGGCACGAGACGGCCCCAGCCATGACAGCGGCTCCTGTCGCCTTCAATTTCCCCGCCCGACCCTCCTCGATCGACTGGAGCGGTCTGAGAAACGAGTGGTCTCTGCTTTTCTTTTCCTGGGTAGCTGCCATGTTAGTGGCGTGGTTCACCGCATCCGCAGCAGATTTCACGAGGGTTTCTCTGCCGGTGTTCTCCGTTGCGGGGCTGCTCGCGATGGGGATCAGCACCCTTCACCTCGGGCGAATCTCGCGTGCGTGGCGTGCGCCGCTCAACCTGCGCCGATCCTGGGTGAGCCGAGAGGTCGTCCTTTTTTCGAGCTTCTTCGCCGCCGCCTGTGTCAGCCTGATGGGCGCGAGGACGGTCTTCTGGCCGCAACAGGCGATCGCATGCATCGGTTTTGCCTCGATGTTCGCCATGGACATGGTCTACCGGGCACCCGACCAACCGGTTCATACCGTGCCCCACAGTGCCATGGCGACGCTCACGGCCGCGCTTTACGTCGGCATTCTTGCCGGCAACCCGGCCATCCTCTGGCCGGTGGTGGTGCTCAAGCTCGTGCTCTATCTCGCGCGGAACAAACGGCCGAGGCCAGGCGGCAACGCCCTCGCCCCGATCCGCATCGGTGTCGGGCTCTTTCCGGCAATCGCCCTCGCGGCAACTGGTTTGATTCCAGCCCCAGTGGCCATGCTTGGAGCAGCGATCGGCGAGTTCATCGATCGTGCCGAGTTCTACGCGAATCTGCGCTTTCTCACACCCGCCCACCAAATCGACCGTGACCTCGCCCGGTCAGCGGCTTGA